From the Panulirus ornatus isolate Po-2019 chromosome 58, ASM3632096v1, whole genome shotgun sequence genome, one window contains:
- the LOC139766751 gene encoding cuticle protein AM1239-like has product MKLVVLACLAAVAVAAPQFQDFIPIVNILRDERQDDGNGNFRYVFEADNGIAVEASGTPGSQGQSNIQGSFRFVFPEGNTADVRYIADESGFQPQSDLLPTDHPLPAHAIELIRMTEELRAAGATWDEQGRRLTR; this is encoded by the exons GTGGTGCTCGCCTGCCTGGCCGCCGTTGCCGTCGCCGCCCCACAGTTCCAGGATTTTATTCCTATAGTAAACATCCTCCGCGACGAACGTCAGGACGACGGTAACGGCAACTTTAGATACGTGTTCGAGGCCGACAACGGCATCGCCGTGGAAGCCTCCGGCACCCCAGGTTCACAGGGCCAAAGCAACATTCAAGGCTCCTTCAG ATTTGTCTTCCCTGAAGGAAATACTGCTGACGTCCGCTACATCGCTGACGAGAGCGGCTTCCAGCCCCAGTCCGACCTGCTCCCCACAGACCACCCTCTCCCCGCCCACGCCATTGAGCTGATCCGTATGACTGAGGAGCTGCGTGCTGCCGGTGCCACCTGGGACGAGCAAGGAAGACGACTGACTCGCTAG